A single Candidatus Bipolaricaulota bacterium DNA region contains:
- a CDS encoding 1-acyl-sn-glycerol-3-phosphate acyltransferase: MLNRGTGYIIVARHRSYWDIPLLAVALGMRNRIHFIARKGLLKNPLFHLLIKLYATAIDRDHFSRADFRRLLDAVQRERLIGIFPEGTTKAGADAKAGAIHFARLSGKELVPVNIRAEGPYPPRYPFRFPRVTISIGRPVPVTALDDGTGTGRVERERRMSQRLMELIDAA; the protein is encoded by the coding sequence ATGCTCAACAGGGGTACCGGTTATATCATCGTCGCCCGCCATCGCAGCTACTGGGACATCCCTCTCCTCGCCGTTGCGCTGGGGATGCGGAACCGCATCCACTTCATCGCCCGGAAAGGCCTGCTGAAGAATCCTTTGTTTCACCTCCTGATCAAACTCTACGCCACCGCGATCGACCGTGACCATTTCAGCCGCGCCGACTTCCGCCGCCTCCTCGACGCGGTGCAGCGCGAGCGGCTGATCGGGATCTTCCCGGAGGGGACGACCAAGGCGGGCGCGGACGCAAAGGCAGGGGCGATCCACTTCGCCCGCCTTTCCGGCAAGGAACTGGTCCCAGTGAACATAAGAGCGGAGGGGCCGTATCCACCGCGCTACCCATTTCGCTTCCCCCGTGTTACCATCTCGATCGGCCGCCCGGTCCCCGTGACCGCGCTCGACGACGGGACCGGGACGGGCCGCGTTGAACGGGAGCGGCGGATGAGCCAACGGCTGATGGAACTGATCGATGCGGCGTGA